In the Candidatus Korarchaeum sp. genome, ATATCTCGAACCCCTTCTCCTCTAGGTATTTCCTGAGGGTCATCTCCCCCTTCCTCTTATAGCTCACCCTCTCCTCAGCCACGGGTTCGAACACCTCAACTGAGGGCTCCCTCCCCTCTACCATCCTGTCCTCGGAGAGTAGAGCCAGCTTACTGCTGAGGAAGTTGAAGTAGGTATCGAGGTGCATCTCCTCCATACCAGGAGTCGGATCCCTGACTAGAGCTACTTCAACGTCCCCGTAGACCCCATTATCTAGCATCTGCTTCACCCCATCCTCATCGCTCAGGAGGCCCACGCCCTGAAGGACGAAATCGCCGGCCGGCATGAAGTCCCCTCCTTCAGCATGCCCCGGCTCCCTAACCCTATATATGGGCTCTATACCCATCTGCCTAAGGGCCAGCTCTACTATATCGTTCTCTATCTTCCTCACGTCTAGGGTGAAGTTCCCTATGACTACGCCCTCCTTAGTAGTCAGCATCCCGTCCCTCATGAAGTATAGGTTGTTCGCCGGATCCAAGCAGTAGCTAGAGAGGAACCTAGTGGTCGGATCC is a window encoding:
- a CDS encoding arginine deiminase family protein, which gives rise to NYRRKLEEFGAKVYDVREMLINKCDDPGNLRRLREFALNSVKYTFDGISDEDREQLLSNLRRTIDVLSPEVLADIIILRPIIKIRYNPRALDPTTRFLSSYCLDPANNLYFMRDGMLTTKEGVVIGNFTLDVRKIENDIVELALRQMGIEPIYRVREPGHAEGGDFMPAGDFVLQGVGLLSDEDGVKQMLDNGVYGDVEVALVRDPTPGMEEMHLDTYFNFLSSKLALLSEDRMVEGREPSVEVFEPVAEERVSYKRKGEMTLRKYLEEKGFEIFKITVEEQRNFAPNFLLLEEKRIIGVKQAGESFEERLKEYGVKADLLDFSALTGGYGGPHCMSQVILRE